TTTTAACAACAACGATAACAGCTACGCTGCTTGAGAAGGTTTACATTATATTGCAAAAACTTTAAGAACAAGTGTGTAATGCCTATTAGAGGATTGAAGAAGCGATGGCCAAGAATGATCAATGGAGTTGTATTAAATccttcccgagattgtcgggctatgACTTTATTAATGCTTGTTAACTGAAcgaaccggatctatatccggcaaaggaccatcaacattaaCTTAAGGCTACTAAGCACTTCCCCTAATCTTATCTCTGCAAGAAGAAGAATGcttattagcattttttttttttttttgatggcgaacgttttgaaacatttaaatattaacgctaacaagtaaaggtgtctaagttcgggtgtaaccgaacattatatactcagcgtgagcttcaattgcacatttcatttcagataattacttttctacataacacgtggcaccgcccgtttaaaaaaaaaatgtctccccatttcctcttacaataaaatttgataagagaaatatcattgattcaaaaatattttttgctgagttatagcttattattctagtctacgacacttttaaatttgttttatgtctaagttgccgtggtctttaagcgatctcgttcattttttctagaaatatttcctgctataaggaaaatatgtgtacacaatttcattacgatccgttcatttttcttcgagttatgcctcccgaaacatagaaaattgcttagtcataaaaggggcggtgccacacctattttcaaaaattttagtgctttccaatttaatgttataattcaatttaaaaagtaaaattttattgatacaaagctctttttcgctaagatatagcttattattttcgtctacgaccctttaaaaaaccttttatataaaagtgggcgtggtcttctaccgatctcgtccattttttctagaaatatttcctgctctagggaaaatctgtgtacccaattttattacgatccgttaatttttcttcgagttacggctcccgaaacatagaaaatatcttagtcataaaaggggcggtgccacgcccatttttttaaatttgaattttttcctttttactgttataaatccacttgggaaatgaaataccattgatataaagctctttttgcaaatatatagcttattttattcgtccacgatccttttaaaaatattttatatggtccttaaccgatttcgtttatttttcttcaatgcattccttatagtaaaggcaacctctctgccgaattttgttacgataggtttaacgatttttgatttataattaataatatttgtaaaattgattttatcacaagtgggcggtgccacgtccattttaggttaattatttactaaataatcaagtttttttgttttccagaatgttatatatatataaaaagttcgctagttttcaataccaatcattctgggtccagataagctcgtgtaccaaatttggtgagaatatctcaatatttactcaagttatcatgttaacggacaggcggacggacggacatggctcaatcaaattttttttttcgacactgatgattttgatatatgaaagtctatatctatctcgggtaatagtctagttgaggggtcgagtGCTAATACActtcttgacatcagtattaataatccgaaggcggaaaataaaaatattaactcgttcaaaagatattaaccaaaaaccgaaaaaagacccgcgagtacctccgaaaccgggggtgggatccatagtatttttgcgcagaacacctttctgtgttggcgaccttcggccgcgcttataaaaaataaccctgggctacgccatgccaagtccgggtgtgtggtataaccgtggctaccgccacggcgatacacattttttttttgtgggtacaacacaacaacaaccacttgaaaatcgccaacttcaactgcaaatatctcgaCTCGAATATATCgacatagataaaatttttcttttccgccatcggattagtgttctcgagattaatacgcgtcttttgacacctctctcgatatttttggtagcgtattagcagtcgacccctcaactagactattaccctatctcgtttcatttatacctgtacaaccaaccgttatccaatcaaagttaatatgcaaagcacactgagtataaaaaccgaaAAACCCGGTTCACAAAAAGCTTACCATCTTGCTAAACACTTTTAGCCCTATTATATTGGCATCACTGGCAGCATACGGCAATCAGCTGTTCGTTGCTGACGTTTCTGCATTCTACAATTAATTCATGTAAATAAAAGAATTTAGAGTAAAGAAAGAGGTTTCTCAAATTTACAGCATACATTTAGTTTAATTATAATAGCCAATTAATAGAATAGCAAAAGCAAAACACAATGGACACCAAATTGGATGTAAGTAGCAGGGTTGTTGGAGCGTAAACGTGTACTGCTATAAAACAAGTTTGTATATTTTCatgttacacacacacacacctacaTACGCGCAATAGATGTTCGAGGATAACATTTCGGCGCCCCATTTGGAGGGAGACATGTCCATACCAGGCGCACGTAAAACTAATACACAAATTGGTGACCCAGATTTCAATACACTGGACGAGCCCATCAAAGAGACATTCGTAAGTTGAAAGGATAGTGCGATATAATGCAATATACATTTAGCAATGATTCACAATTTTTTTAACTTCTTATCTTAAAGCTACGCGATGTACGTGCTGTTGGGGTCAAATTTTATCATGTGCTATAtccaaaagaaaaatctagtttgCTGCGTGATTGTACGTATTGCCCCTTGCCACTTCCTTATAGCAAAAATCTGTATTTGCATTACATTTTGTTTGCAGGGGATCTCTGGGGTCCACTTGTTCTTTGCACATTTATGGCTACAATATTGCAAGGTTCAGCAGATAGCATGTATGATGGTGGGCCAGAATTTGCACAAGTATTTGTTATTGTATGGATAGGTGCTGCTATTGTAACGCTCAATTCGAAATTGCTTGGCGGTAAAATGTAAGCTTCTTTGTAATTCATTGCATTTCATACTCACCCTACGTTTTCTCCCATTATAGGTCATTTTTTCAATCTGTTTGTGTGCTAGGCTATTGCCTTACGCCTGTTGCGATAGCATTAATAGTGTGTCGTGTTATTTTGATTGCTGCTCATACAAAATTGGCGTTCTTTTTGCGTTTGTTAACAACTACATTGGGCTTTGTTTGGGCCACTTATGGTATGTGCATTAAGAATTTTATgacatattttaatttaatagctttttataaattttttacagCATCATTTATATTTCTTGGCGAAAGCCAACCGCCCAAACGTAAACCACTTGCCGTGTATCcaatttttctcttctttttcatTGTATCTTGGCTGGTTATATCGCATAACTAAGTTAATAGCGTAGAATAgttgtttttttaagtatttttatgTATATTCTTTATTATATGGACGCTTCAGATATTCCAGGGAAGATAGCCACTATGATTATTTACTATAAAAACATATATCTAagcttataaaataaattaaaagcaaaaatagcgttaaagtaaaaattaaacgTATTTAGGACATATTGAACATTGTGTAAAAAAGAGGAGGCAAAAGTTGTACGTTACCATCCACCTAGGAAATTCGTGGCATCAACCGGATGGCTGCAAAGTGTTGCAGATTATTAGTAAGTCTTTTGATAATTAGAGTAACTTATAGAGTCTGAGCCCAATTTACACAGCGAAGCGGAATTGATCTATGCTAAAGGTTTAACGATGTGTGCTGATCAAGCAATTATTCTCATCCAAGGCATTctaccaaaaaaatgttttaaggtACTATGCCTCCAAACACTAAACATTAAGGTGAGTGCGGTGCATGAATAACTTACCAGTTTGATTCGAAGGACCCAATGTGTGGGCATGAAATCGTACCGCTTAGAGAATTACGCCCGAGGAACAGGTTACGGCATTTCCAACCATAAGTGAAGAAGGTCAATAAGCGCAATATAAATCTTTATAGGTTTTTCAACGTTGTCGCattaaatcgttccagagatggtcggggtaGTTCCTGAATGGTGCGTGTTACCGCAACTTACCGGGTCTATATTCGCCAAAAGGTCGTTGTTGTTTTTGgtcgtcaacatcgataacactccctaaaatgTTCGAGATTGCCTTTAGCGCTACAGCAACAGCAGCAACGAAGATTAAAGAACTCTcttattatgtaaaattgaagtAATTATAATAAGGAAAGTAAGCAATGAACATTGTGATGTGGTACCGATGCTCATACGATAGCATATATCAACAAATTTTTTCTGCAGAAATCGCTAGGATAAGTAGGACGACGAATCAATCCAGCAATCCTTTCACGAGGTGTAGGACTGTACGCAAAGCGACTCAGATTTTTGCGAAAACATTATCTCTGTATTGCCGTCCCAATGAAGAATGTAGGTATCTGCATTTTTTTCGAGGATTAGCGCTTTGCAAAGGCGTCAATTCTAAATAAATAGTccaacatactgtgacgaatataagCATCACAAGCTGCTACTACATAAATGCACAACAATAAAgtagccactcttatgtagaaggcgacgaagagatatgttatcacacacacacacacgtagccatcagccgaagtagttactcacacatgcatACGCACATGACTATGataaacgcataaactacaaatatacatgtatatcgctgttaaccaagcaggagattctagaaggtgaaacgtctagacctttggagaaatatgcggacgaggctacagagagtataaaagcagcgcaagctgggggatgactaatcagtttgattgtgaagtacgtgatattgaagtataattgtactactcccaagtagactaaataaagaccatattgcaatactgaacattggagtgatttatttaacagtttagcgattcgaacgttagcagaaggtttggcattggtggaatttcccaaaattcgttacaatacttattTTCAAAACACCATTTGCTGGAAAGTTACAAACAAGATAAGCTTGATATGTCCGTTTAAGTAAGAATGTAGATACCCACATTTTTTTAAGCGCAGTATAGTCAGACGTAGGTAAATCAAGTTGAGCCTTCAGCCCTATTTATGCTTATGGGACAATAATTGGCTAAAAGGGGATTAAGTAGGAAATATTTGGCCGAGCTAATGTGCCCCCAATGTCGTTGCTACTATAGAGCTCGCCGATATGTAAGAacagggagggagggatggcctgaaggtttaatgtggccatataaatcgttcccgagatggtcgggctagcaccttaatggtgctgcgttaccggagcgtaccggatctgtattcggcaaaggaccatcacatcgataacactccccaaagccttcggggagcaaccttatcgttacaacaacaacagcttaaaGACTCACCGAAGGCAGTCGGAGGCTCAAAAAGCCCATAAACCAAAGATCATTTCGATACCCTATCCGCATGGTATCTGCGGAGTTGTTTGTGTGCATTTTATTGATTAAAAAGTTTTTTGACCGGGATTAATTACTGTAATATCCAATAAAACATAAACCTAATTACATACATCTACAATTTGTATggatgtgtgtacatatatatatttactaggttatataaatattgtaattCGCTTTGTTTATTGCACGCTACAAATTTAATTAAGGGGCTCGACCAAAATCCAGTTCTgataacaaattaaatggagtatGGTGGAAGTTCTAAGTAGAGTTGTAAGAACAAAGAAATTCAACAAGAATGTGTGttaagtatatatgtaaatatttcttACTTATTTAcatatacttatatatgtatttttagaaataaggtttttcaattagaagaaaatttttctaagcggggtcgcccctcggcagtgtttggcaagcgctccgggtgtatttctgccatgaaaagctctcagtgaaaactcatctgccttgcagatgccgttcggagtcggcataaaacatgtaggtcccgtccggccaatttgtagggaaaatcaagaggagcacgacgcaaattggaagagaagctcggccttagatctcttcggatgttatcgcgccttacatttatttatttattttttattatatatgtatacacctacttgttgttgttgtagcgatatggacactccccgaaggccttgaggagtgttatcgagttgatggtcctttgccggatgcagctccggtacgttccggtaccaagcccaaccatctcgggaacgatttgttatgaccacatacgACCTTCTAGgcaataccgccctcccaccccctagatccataaggagttggggtcgccagagactcggctgttaatgaaacaggattcgccacggataggtgaggttgacaattgggtttggagaagctatatattgcgatggaaacctgaaaaggttgcgctacacaaccccttgaatctggtattttagtcgcctcttacgacagacatacctaacgcgggtatattctaaccccctaacccgctgtggtaTATATACCTACTTCTGTAGTTGTGGTTAGGGTTAATCAGATAGTATAAATCGAAAGTATAATCCGAATACTATTAAAAATTAGCTCCGTTGATCATACTTCGAAGATCTGCTACACAAACGCCCCGTTTATCTTGATTTAGTCAATAGACACGCAAAGGCTGAGGTGCTCGGTCGCCGAACCATTGTATGTCTTCCTATGCTAGGACAGACTGAACACCAGACCCATTCAGATTGACCGGTACACTGGGGCTTTAAAAAGTTTTGGCTAGTGTCTTGCCATTACGCTAAAACACAACATCCATTGTGTGGGAGTAATTGATTACATTGCATCTTTTTTTGATGAAAGCCAATGATTATTAAAGATGCGAAGGTGTGTCACTGGTAGTCACTCTCAGCTATCTAATTTAACGCAAATTCTtggtcggcggccaccgtggtgtgatggtagcgtgctccgcctgccacaccgtatgccctgggttcgcaccccgggcaaagcaacatcaaaattttagaaataaggtttttcaattagaagaaattttttctaagcggagtcgcccctcggcagtgtttggcaagcgctccgagtgcatttctgccatgaaaagctctcagtgaaaactcatctgctttgcagatgccgttcggagtcggcataaaacgagcacgacgcaaattggaagttaagttcggccttaaatctcttcggaggttttcgcgccttacatttatttattttttttcttaattggaaaaaacttttgaaaatctttGGGAGCTGTACATTTCATTGATTGATAAAGTAATGATGGACAATGGCggattaaatttaattataccTTATCAAGTAAGTATTTACATaatctttatatatgtacatatatgtgtggATGTTGAAATAAGTAGGTCTGTTTGTCTTATAAAATAACAGTTTAACTGTTCTTACATATGTCGTAAGTCATGCCGAAGAAAGAAAACGTGATTTCAAAAGCTGTCTTGTGCACACAGAAAGACGTAATCTATAGAAACACTCTGTAGTgaagaaacaataaaatataacTGTAATTTTTCGGACTGGAATCGAAGTAGTCGGAAATAGGTAGTCAGAGGAATATTATTTCGAAAACGACATCCGTTGGCGAAAGTCTCTTACCATTAAgggccggtttttcagtacaagttcaactcagtttgtcagttaaactacgtttAAACTTATTCTGTAGTTTTTCAGTAACTGGAGTTTAAGCTGAGTTTAGGCGGCCGATctagcagggttaaactctagttaagcAATTATTTATTTGCGTTCGTTGGAAATGGCGTCGGATATACCCAACAGGCATTTGGGTTTGAGtgccattagagctcatgttgataaatagacatacttctaaaatctcaagagttgtttctaaccagtggctcaactcgataatcatagcgtactcagcaaaaaaaGGGAATTTttcataaagcaaaaaatgctattatttaagttgaaaaaatttaattaacaacttgtggttctctaactggactcaaatgcaagattccatactacagtattttcacgaaaataaagtgaaattatattatttaaaaaataaataaatatgaggcgtgataacctccg
The DNA window shown above is from Eurosta solidaginis isolate ZX-2024a chromosome 2, ASM4086904v1, whole genome shotgun sequence and carries:
- the LOC137242681 gene encoding protein YIPF6, with amino-acid sequence MDTKLDMFEDNISAPHLEGDMSIPGARKTNTQIGDPDFNTLDEPIKETFLRDVRAVGVKFYHVLYPKEKSSLLRDWDLWGPLVLCTFMATILQGSADSMYDGGPEFAQVFVIVWIGAAIVTLNSKLLGGKMSFFQSVCVLGYCLTPVAIALIVCRVILIAAHTKLAFFLRLLTTTLGFVWATYASFIFLGESQPPKRKPLAVYPIFLFFFIVSWLVISHN